A region of Actinomycetota bacterium DNA encodes the following proteins:
- a CDS encoding MCE family protein — MLIERNQVLIGIIAVVLLLAATAFAVGLSGGAFKAGIPLKAQFTDAAGLEAGDFVFVAGVRTGEVDTVEIVKDHVEVDFRLDTEASVPSDSIAVIFLSNTLGKRAIKVVPGDPDSPPLQEGNEVGSVESNRTPVDFPELGDETVELLGGTDVEALQEVTTAVADITEGLREDVADLLDGVERITRVISERRTELADVIDRAHVVIDAAAQKDQEIVAIIDDFAVVLDTLVRRRSDVERLLRETAATSDIAADLVEDRRAQIDRVLDELAADLQIIDRHQVDLAHVFAYAGVAVDGFASIGYSGGPAKLDNPAWGNVFTTSLGNVGIEALFGCGGDLDRLLTEILGPDPNCDGTQETPPEGTANGSVQSSDSGADDGLGFRRLFSVALALREVRP; from the coding sequence ATGCTGATCGAGCGCAACCAGGTCCTCATCGGCATCATCGCCGTCGTCCTGCTGCTCGCCGCGACCGCGTTCGCGGTGGGGCTCTCGGGGGGCGCCTTCAAGGCCGGCATACCCCTGAAGGCGCAGTTCACCGACGCCGCGGGGCTCGAGGCTGGCGACTTCGTCTTCGTCGCCGGGGTGCGGACCGGCGAGGTCGACACCGTCGAGATCGTCAAAGATCACGTCGAGGTCGACTTCCGCCTCGACACCGAGGCATCCGTCCCCAGTGACTCGATCGCGGTCATCTTCCTCTCCAACACGCTCGGTAAGCGCGCTATCAAGGTCGTCCCGGGCGACCCCGATTCGCCACCGCTCCAGGAAGGGAACGAGGTCGGGAGCGTCGAGTCGAACCGCACCCCCGTGGACTTCCCTGAGCTCGGCGACGAGACCGTCGAGCTGCTGGGCGGCACCGACGTCGAGGCGCTGCAGGAGGTCACCACTGCGGTCGCCGACATCACCGAGGGTCTGCGTGAGGACGTCGCCGACCTGCTCGACGGAGTCGAGCGGATCACCCGCGTGATCTCCGAGCGCCGCACCGAGCTCGCCGACGTCATCGACCGCGCCCACGTCGTCATCGACGCGGCGGCACAGAAGGACCAGGAGATCGTCGCCATCATCGACGACTTCGCCGTCGTCCTCGACACCCTCGTCCGCCGTCGCAGCGACGTCGAGCGGCTGCTGCGCGAGACCGCTGCCACCAGCGACATCGCCGCCGACCTGGTGGAGGACCGGCGGGCTCAGATCGACCGTGTGCTCGACGAGCTGGCTGCGGACCTGCAGATCATCGACCGGCACCAGGTCGACCTCGCCCACGTCTTCGCCTACGCCGGCGTCGCGGTCGACGGCTTCGCCTCGATCGGCTACTCGGGTGGCCCGGCGAAGCTCGACAACCCCGCGTGGGGGAACGTGTTCACCACGTCGCTGGGCAACGTCGGCATCGAGGCGCTCTTCGGCTGCGGGGGGGACCTCGACCGCCTCCTGACCGAGATCCTCGGCCCCGACCCCAACTGCGACGGCACTCAGGAGACGCCTCCTGAGGGGACTGCGAACGGCTCCGTGCAGTCGAGTGACTCGGGCGCCGATGACGGACTGGGCTTCCGGCGCCTCTTCAGTGTCGCACTGGCGCTGCGGGAGGTCCGGCCGTGA
- a CDS encoding MCE family protein: MNDRHPLLKFGLFTVVCLGFAAWIIAVVGNISPFADRTTYEGVFADATGLLVNDAVKVSGVTVGKVTGIEVADGGKALVHFAVNDDVEFGDETQLEIRWRDVFGLRFLYLHPAGEGQLPGGHRFGDEDTIGPADIGLLLERITPFMRALDPDQQNQVLQALSEALVGRTQEVRDLVKQGASLTQTVAAREEAIGRVLENSATVLDAYARREADLRALIDRFAEVADTLAARNDELESAVVTIADAQAELRRLLEANDAEIRATLDELDEITTILAFNRDNLEDLATFSGRGIVAYHRISRLGQWFNIRAVGASSDYEEFSSERDAQLPEQRTSAGSSGTGLTRFFTGTLDLRGAG; encoded by the coding sequence GTGAACGACCGCCACCCGCTGCTGAAGTTCGGCCTCTTCACGGTGGTCTGCCTGGGTTTCGCCGCCTGGATCATCGCCGTCGTCGGCAACATCTCCCCGTTCGCTGATCGCACCACCTACGAGGGCGTCTTCGCCGATGCCACCGGGCTGCTGGTCAACGACGCGGTGAAGGTCTCCGGCGTCACCGTCGGCAAGGTGACGGGGATCGAGGTGGCCGACGGCGGCAAGGCGCTCGTGCACTTCGCGGTCAACGACGACGTCGAGTTCGGTGACGAGACCCAGCTCGAGATCCGCTGGCGCGACGTGTTCGGGCTGCGCTTCCTGTACCTGCATCCGGCGGGTGAGGGCCAGCTCCCCGGCGGCCACCGGTTCGGCGACGAGGACACGATCGGACCGGCGGACATCGGGTTGCTGCTCGAGCGCATCACTCCGTTCATGCGGGCGCTCGACCCCGATCAGCAGAACCAGGTCCTGCAGGCCCTCTCCGAGGCACTCGTCGGCCGGACCCAGGAGGTACGCGATCTCGTCAAGCAGGGCGCATCGCTGACCCAGACGGTCGCGGCCCGCGAGGAGGCGATCGGCAGGGTCCTCGAGAACTCCGCCACGGTCCTCGATGCCTACGCCCGTCGCGAGGCCGATCTACGCGCGCTCATCGACCGCTTCGCCGAGGTCGCCGACACCCTGGCGGCACGCAACGACGAGCTCGAGTCCGCGGTCGTCACCATCGCCGATGCCCAGGCCGAGCTGCGTCGGCTCCTCGAGGCCAACGACGCCGAGATCCGTGCGACCCTGGACGAGCTCGACGAGATCACGACCATCCTCGCCTTCAACCGTGACAACCTCGAGGACCTCGCAACGTTCAGCGGTCGCGGGATCGTCGCCTACCACCGGATCTCCCGGCTCGGGCAGTGGTTCAACATCCGCGCGGTCGGGGCGAGCAGCGACTACGAGGAGTTCAGTTCCGAGCGCGACGCTCAGCTCCCCGAACAGCGGACCAGCGCCGGCTCGTCGGGCACCGGTCTCACCAGGTTCTTCACCGGCACCCTCGATCTCCGGGGGGCCGGCTGA